CGACACCACGCGCTTCACGCGCCCCTGGACCGTGCGCTTCCCGCTGGCGCAGGAGCAGTCGGCGTGCGGCGTGGCGGCGGAGGAGCTGTTCGAGTTCGCCTGCCACGAGGGGACTACGCGGTCACCAACATCCTTCGCGGCGCGCGGGCGCAGAACGACGAGGTGCAGTAGCCGGACCCGAACCCGCGCAGGCGGAGCCGGCTCACTCCTGCTTCAACAGGTCCGCGGGGAGCCACGCCGGCGTGCCTTCTTCGTACTGGTTGTCGGTCAGGGGCCGCTGGTTGGAGCCGTCGGCGTTCATGATGAACAGCTCGGCATACGGCTGCGGCTGGTTGAGGACGAGCGGCGACTCGTCCTTGTAGCCGAAACGCGAGCTGCTGAAGAGGATGAAGTCGCCGTCGGGCGACCACAGGGAATGTGCGTCGTTGCCTTCCGCATCGGTCAGCCGCCTCAGGTCCGTGCCGTCCGGCCGAATGGTGTAGATGTCGAACTCGTCGTACCGAAAGCGGTCGTCCGGGGCGTAGCGGGTGAACATGATCACGTCGCCCCGGGGCGACCAGAACGGCAGGGTGTCGTATTCGGTGGTCAGGATGCGGGACTTGCCGGTGGCGACGTCGACGATGCGCAGCCCCTCTCCGCGCTCGTTCCCGGTCCAGTAGCGATACACGATCTCCGTCCCGTCGGGCGACCAGCTCGGGAACCCGGCGTTGCCCGGTCCCGAGGTGACCACACGCACCTCGGACCCGTCCGCCTTCATGATCATGATCTCGGCGGGCCCGCGGCTGCGACCGAGGAAGAAGGCGCCCGCGCCGAACGTCAGCCACCGCCCGTCCCGCGACCATTCCAGGCCCATCACGGTCACGTCATCCTGGTACACCCGCCGCGGGTCGGTCCCGTCGACGTCCCACAGGACCAGCGCCATCCGGTCGGCGCTCGGCGTGCGCTCGCTCACGACAAGGGTGCGGCCGTCGGGCGACACGGCCGGCCAGCCGCTCGCGTGCACGAGCTCGAAGCCGGGCTTCGCCACGGTGCCGAGCAACCGCCGACCCGGCGTGTTGGAGTAATGGTGCATCGTCTCCAGTTGGCCGGCGTGATAGACGACGCGCTCGCCGTCCCGTGACCACGAGGGATTGGCGCGGTCTTCGGACGTGCTCTGTTCGCCGCTCGTGAACGCGAGGGTCCCGGTGCTTCTGGTCTTGATCAGCCAGGCGATGCGATCGGGCCCGATGAACTGCGGCGATACCTTGAGCCCGGGACCCGCGGCGTGGACGGTACGCTCGCCGGTGGCCAGGTCGACCGAGACGATGCGCGACGAGCCGCCGCCGAAGTGCGCGCTGACGGTGTTCCGCACGGGCATCTCGTAGAACACGATCGTGGCGCCGTCGGCCGACCATTTCGGCGATCCCGCCATCATCTCCGGGTCCGTCGTGAGCTTGCGCAGGCCCGTGCCGTCGGCTCCGATCACGTAGACGCCGGCCGCCTGCACGTGCTCCCATTTGCCGGCGGGACCGGGGTAGCCCTGGTGGGGAAACCCGGTGCCGCGGTCGGAGCTGAACGCAATCGTCCGTCCGTCCGGAGACCAGCTCGGGCGGAAGTCGCCGCCCGGCGCATTCGTGAGGTTGCGGATCTCGCGGCTCGCGAGGTCCATGAGGTAGATGTCGGTGGCGCCGCCGCGGGACGAGACGAAGGCCAGCGAGCGATTGTCCGGCGACAGCGCCGCCTGGTCGTCGAAGGCCGCCGAATCGGTCAGCCGCTCCAGGTCGCGGCCGTCCAGCCGCACGCGGTAGATGTCGGCCGACCCGCTGCGGTCCGAGGTGAACACGACCCACTCGCCGCCGTGGGAGAACGACGCGTTGTAGTCGATCTGCATGCCGGGCACGAGCTTGCGGGGGTTGCTCCCGTCCGCGTCGGCGATCATCAGCTCGGACCGCAGCGGCATGTACTGGTCGACGTAGATGCGGTCGAGAACCTGGGCCTCCAGCGCCGCCGCGGACGTCAAGACAAGGATGAACACCAACGAGGTCGGAACTGCTCTCATCGTCGTGCTCCCGCGTTTGCTTCAACGAACCCGGGCCATGCCTTCGTCCGCGCCGCCCGCCCGGTTGCGGCCCCGGCCATGCGAAGCTTCACGTGGCCGGGGCAACTCGAGACGCTCCGGCGGGCTACTTGAGCTTGGAGTAGTCGGTGGCGCTCATCATGAACACTTCGGCGCTGAGCGGCACTTCGTACTTCGCGCGCAGTTCGTGCCAGTCGGGGTCGTCCCGGAAGTCCGCGAACACCTGATCGCGATGGGCGCGGTCGCGGTAGGCCAGCATCCAGATCAACGTGTTGGGATTGTCCAGGCTCTGCCAAGCCCAGACGACCTCGGCGCCGTGCTTCTCGAAGAGCGCCACCTCGCCCTCGCGGAAGCGCCGGTGCAAGTTGTCGATGCCGCCCTTGCCGTCCATCTCCGGCTCGGCCGTGTACATGCGGATCTCGAAGCAGCGCGAGTCGGCCGCGACGTTCTTGGAGAATTCCATCGCGAGGTCGCCCGCCGGCCCGCAGGGCGCCGGGTCGTCCTGGGCGAAGGCCAGGCCGCTGAACGCGAGGCTGATCGCGACGGTGAGCATTGCTGTTCTCATCTTCTGTCCCCTTCCCGAATGGTCGTCAGCGTCCGTGCTGCGCGCACCGAATCCTAACACCTGTCGCGACCGCGTATAGGATCGACAGACGACCGGGGAGAGCAGCGGAGGCCATGAGCACCTGGAAGACTTGGCCCGGCTTGAAACTTGACGAGACCGATTCGTCGAGGGCGTTCACGTGAGCGACCAGCAGCGCGCCACGAGCGCGGTCGTGGATTTCGTCGACCGGACCCGCTGGCAGGACTGTCCGCCGGAGGCCGTCCGGATCGCGAAGCGCTGCGTCCTCGACGGGCTCGGCGTCATGCTGGCCGGATCGACGCAGGACGCGGGCCGTATCCTGCGCGGCTGGGTGCAGACGGTCGACGCGAAGCCGGAGTCCACCGCGTTCGGCCCCGAGCCGTTCCGGAGCGGTGCGTCCTCGGCGGCGCTGCTCAACGGGACGAGCGGCCATGCGCTGGACTGGGACGACACGCAACTGGCGACCAGCCCCGACCGGATCTTCGGGTTGCTGACGCACCCGACGGTGCCGCCGATGGTCGCCGCCCTGGCCATCGGCGAGCGGCAGCACGCGTCCGGCAAGGCGTTCCTCGAGGCGTTTCTCACCGGCTTCGAGGTCGAGTGCAAGATCGCCGAGGCCATCAGCCCCGGCCACTACAGGAAGGGCTTCCACTCGTCCGGCACCGTCGGCACGTTTGGCGCGGCGGTCGCCGCCGGCAGGCTGCTGGGTCTCGAGGGCGATCGGATGGCGCACGCGCTCGCCATCGCGGCGAGCTCGGCCTCCGGCATCCGCGTGAACTTCGGGTCGATGACCAAGCCGCTGCACGTGGGCCGGGCGGCGCAGAACGGGGTGGTCGCGGCCGAGCTCGCCGCGCGCGGCTTCACGGGAGGCCGGGACGCCCTCGATCCGCCGTGGGGCTTCTTCCAGGCGTTCAGTCACGGTGAGGGCTTCGACGCCGACCGTATCGTCGGCAGGCTCGGCGACCCGCATGCGATCGTGTGGCCCGGCGTATCGATCAAGCCGTACCCGTGCGGCGTGCTCGGGCATCCGACGATGGACGCCATGCGGCGGCTGGTGATCGCGCATGACGTGCAGCCGGAGCGCATCGTGCGGATTCGCGTGCGCGCCGGGTCCAACATCCTCAATCCGTTGCGGTACCCCATCGCGAGCAACGAGCTCGAGGCGAAGTTCTGTCCGGCGTTCATGGTGAGCGCCATCGCGCTCCGGCGGAAGGCGGGCGTTCACGAGTTCAACGACGAGTTCGTCCGGAGTGCGCCGGTGCAGGCGATGATGCGGAAGGTGGAGCGCGTGCTCGACCCCGAGATCGAGGCGAAGGGCTGGGAGAAGATCCGCAGCACCGTCGAGGTGGATCTCGACGACGGCCGCACCCTCGCCGAGGAGGCGGACGAACGCTATCGGGGCGGGCCGGACCTGCCGTTCACCCGCGAGGAGCTCCACGAGAAGTTCAGCGACTGCGCATCGCTCGTGCTGCCCCCGCCGGCGATCGACGAGACCGCCGGCATGGTCGAGGCGCTGGAGGACCTGTCCGACGTGAGCGAGCTCTCCCGCCTCTTGAGCGCAGCCCCCGCGGCTGCGGCGCCATGATGCTCGCGTGGGTCTCGGTCGGAGCGCTCGTCCTGGCCGTCGCGCTGAGTGTTCTCACGAGAGTCAACGTCGGCATCCTGTCGCTGGCCATGGCCTGGCTGGTGGGGGTGTACCTGGGCGGCATGTCGGTCAATACCGTCCTGTCCGGCTTTCCCGTGCCGCTGCTGGTCACGCTCGTCGGCGTCACGTTGCTGTTCAGCATGGCCGACACCAACGGCACGCTGTCCAGATTGACGGGACGGGCCGTCCGGCTCTGCCGCGGGAACGCGGGGGTGTTGCCGCTCATGTTCTTCGCGGTGGGCGTGGTCGTGTCCACGATCGGTCCCGGCGGCACGCCGGCCAGCGCCCTGCTGGCGGCGCCCGCCATGGCCGTCGCGGGGCGGGTGGGCATACCGCCGCTGCTGATGGCGATCATGACCGGCAACGGCGCGTTGGCGGGCACGCTGTCGCCGTTCGCGCCGGGCGGCGTCGTCGCCAACGACGTGATGGCGCGCATCGGCCTCGAGGGCCTCGAGTGGCAGACCTACGGGTACAACGTGCTGGCGCACTCGATCGTGGGCCTGGGCGGCTTCGTGCTGCTCGGCGGCCTGAAGCTCTTTCGCCGACACCAGGGAGATGCCGGCTCCGGGGAGCCGGACGTCGAGCCCTTCGAACGCAGGCACTGGCTGACCGTCGCCGGCATCGCGGCGCTGATCGTCGCGGTGGTCGGCTTCGATGCGCACGTGGGCCTGACGGCGGTCCTCGTCGCCGCGCTGCTCACACTCCTCGGCAGCGTCGACGAACGGCAAGCCATTCAGCGCATGCCCTGGGGCGTCATCCTGATGGTCACCGGGGTGACGGTGCTGATCTCGATAATGCAGAGGACCCAGGGCATGGACCTGTTCACGAGCGGGCTGGCCGGCATTTCCACCTCGGAAACGGTCGTGCCGATGATGGCGTTCGGGACAGGCCTGATATCGGTGTACAGCAGCACGTCCGGCGTGGTGATGCCGGCATTCCTGCCCATGGTGCCGGACCTCGCGCAGCAGATTGGCGCCGTCGAACACGTGCACCTCGCGTGGTCGATCACCGTCGGCGGCGGGCTCGTCGATCTCTCGGCGCTCTCCACCGTGGGCGCCCTGTATCTGGCCGCCGCGCCCCCCGGCACCAACACGCGCGCGCTGTTCAACGCGCTCCTCGCGTGGGGGCTGTCGATGTCCGTGGTCGGCGCAGCGCTCTGCTGGATTCTGTTCGGGTAAAGGCCACGCCCACCGCCGCCGTCCGGGTCACGGCATGAAGCGGCCGCCGCTGACGTGCAGCGTCTGACCGGTGACGTAGGGTTCGCCCGGGTCGGCCAGCGCGAGCACGGCTCGCGCGACCGCTTCGGGGCTTCCGGCGGCATGGCCGGCGTCGTCGAGATGGGGAGGCGGCCGTCCGTCGGGCCGGACGGTGTCGATCGCGCCCGGGACGACGCAGTTGGCCCGGATCCGGCCCAGGCCCTCCTCGGCCAGGGCGCGCGTCAGGCCGATCAGGCCGGCCTTGGCCGTGATCACGTGGACGCGGCCCCGCTTCGGCCGGTGGGCGGTGAGACCGCCGATGTTGACGATGGCGCCGTTGCGGTCCTGCGGCAGACGGCGGAACAGCTCCCGCGACGTCAGGAACGCGCCGGTCAGCGTCACGTCGAGGACCGACGTCCAGGCGGCGCGCGTCGTCGTCTCCAGGGGTTCGTCGGGGCGTATCGCGGCGTTGTTGACCAGGATGGACACCGGCCCCAGCCGGGCCCCGATCTCCTCGAAGCCGTCGACGACGGCGGGCTCGTCGTCGACGCGCACCAGCATGCCGCAACGCTCGTCCGCACCGCCGTCGATTGCGTCCAGCGCCTCGGCCAGCGCCGCCGGATCCGACCCGCCCCAGATGCAGACCCGGGCCCCGGCGGCGCGGAGGGTCCGCGCGATCGCCAGGCCGATGTTCCGGCTGCCGCCGGTCACCAGGGCCACTTCGGCGCCCAGATCGGGAGATTGGCTCATGCCGAGGACGGCGCCCCGAGGTTAT
The nucleotide sequence above comes from Acidobacteriota bacterium. Encoded proteins:
- a CDS encoding MmgE/PrpD family protein; its protein translation is MSDQQRATSAVVDFVDRTRWQDCPPEAVRIAKRCVLDGLGVMLAGSTQDAGRILRGWVQTVDAKPESTAFGPEPFRSGASSAALLNGTSGHALDWDDTQLATSPDRIFGLLTHPTVPPMVAALAIGERQHASGKAFLEAFLTGFEVECKIAEAISPGHYRKGFHSSGTVGTFGAAVAAGRLLGLEGDRMAHALAIAASSASGIRVNFGSMTKPLHVGRAAQNGVVAAELAARGFTGGRDALDPPWGFFQAFSHGEGFDADRIVGRLGDPHAIVWPGVSIKPYPCGVLGHPTMDAMRRLVIAHDVQPERIVRIRVRAGSNILNPLRYPIASNELEAKFCPAFMVSAIALRRKAGVHEFNDEFVRSAPVQAMMRKVERVLDPEIEAKGWEKIRSTVEVDLDDGRTLAEEADERYRGGPDLPFTREELHEKFSDCASLVLPPPAIDETAGMVEALEDLSDVSELSRLLSAAPAAAAP
- a CDS encoding C4-dicarboxylate ABC transporter, whose translation is MMLAWVSVGALVLAVALSVLTRVNVGILSLAMAWLVGVYLGGMSVNTVLSGFPVPLLVTLVGVTLLFSMADTNGTLSRLTGRAVRLCRGNAGVLPLMFFAVGVVVSTIGPGGTPASALLAAPAMAVAGRVGIPPLLMAIMTGNGALAGTLSPFAPGGVVANDVMARIGLEGLEWQTYGYNVLAHSIVGLGGFVLLGGLKLFRRHQGDAGSGEPDVEPFERRHWLTVAGIAALIVAVVGFDAHVGLTAVLVAALLTLLGSVDERQAIQRMPWGVILMVTGVTVLISIMQRTQGMDLFTSGLAGISTSETVVPMMAFGTGLISVYSSTSGVVMPAFLPMVPDLAQQIGAVEHVHLAWSITVGGGLVDLSALSTVGALYLAAAPPGTNTRALFNALLAWGLSMSVVGAALCWILFG
- a CDS encoding SDR family oxidoreductase — encoded protein: MSQSPDLGAEVALVTGGSRNIGLAIARTLRAAGARVCIWGGSDPAALAEALDAIDGGADERCGMLVRVDDEPAVVDGFEEIGARLGPVSILVNNAAIRPDEPLETTTRAAWTSVLDVTLTGAFLTSRELFRRLPQDRNGAIVNIGGLTAHRPKRGRVHVITAKAGLIGLTRALAEEGLGRIRANCVVPGAIDTVRPDGRPPPHLDDAGHAAGSPEAVARAVLALADPGEPYVTGQTLHVSGGRFMP